From Amycolatopsis sp. cg9, one genomic window encodes:
- a CDS encoding NAD(P)(+) transhydrogenase (Re/Si-specific) subunit beta, translating into MTDFIAILYIIAFALFIYGLMGLTGPRTAVRGNWIAAVGMGIAVIATLLTPGMGNWVLIALGVGIGVVVGVPSARKVKMTAMPQMVALFNGVGGGAVALIAWVEFNSTGGYAHEPAYIAIASLFAAIIGSISFWGSNVAFGKLQELISGRPITLGKLQQPVNALLLLAALGCAVAIIAGGDSWLLIVGLLVASGVLGLTVVLPIGGADMPVVISLLNAFTGLSAAAMGLALDNTALIVAGMIVGASGSILTNLMAKAMNRSIPAIVAGGFGGGPAISAGGGAKEERPVRSTSAADTAIQMAYASKVVVVPGYGMAVAQAQHTVREMAKLLEKKGITVAYAIHPVAGRMPGHMNVLLAEADVPYEQLKEMDEINSEFAQTDVALVIGANDVTNPAAQTDPSSPIYGMPILKVNESRSVIVLKRGMASGFAGIDNDLFYDPKTSMLFGDAKSSVGEIVEELKAL; encoded by the coding sequence GTGACCGACTTCATCGCGATCCTCTACATCATCGCGTTCGCCCTCTTCATCTACGGCCTGATGGGCCTCACCGGCCCGCGCACCGCCGTCCGCGGCAACTGGATCGCCGCGGTCGGCATGGGCATCGCCGTCATCGCCACCCTGCTCACCCCCGGGATGGGCAACTGGGTGCTCATCGCCCTCGGCGTCGGGATCGGCGTGGTCGTCGGCGTCCCGTCGGCGCGCAAGGTCAAGATGACCGCGATGCCGCAGATGGTGGCGCTGTTCAACGGCGTCGGCGGCGGCGCGGTCGCGCTCATCGCGTGGGTCGAGTTCAACTCCACCGGCGGCTACGCGCACGAACCGGCGTACATCGCGATCGCGTCGCTGTTCGCCGCGATCATCGGGTCGATCTCCTTCTGGGGCTCGAACGTCGCGTTCGGCAAGCTCCAAGAACTGATCAGCGGCCGCCCGATCACCCTGGGCAAGCTGCAGCAGCCGGTCAACGCGCTGCTCCTGCTGGCCGCGCTCGGCTGCGCGGTGGCCATCATCGCCGGCGGCGACTCCTGGCTGCTGATCGTCGGGCTGCTGGTCGCCTCCGGCGTCCTCGGCCTCACGGTCGTGCTGCCGATCGGTGGCGCGGACATGCCGGTCGTCATCTCACTGCTCAACGCCTTCACCGGGCTTTCGGCCGCGGCGATGGGCCTGGCGCTGGACAACACCGCGCTGATCGTGGCCGGCATGATCGTCGGCGCGTCCGGCTCGATCCTGACCAACCTGATGGCCAAGGCGATGAACCGGTCCATCCCGGCGATCGTCGCGGGCGGCTTCGGCGGTGGTCCGGCGATCTCGGCCGGCGGGGGTGCCAAGGAGGAGCGCCCGGTGCGCTCGACCAGCGCGGCCGACACCGCGATCCAGATGGCCTACGCCAGCAAGGTCGTCGTGGTGCCCGGCTACGGCATGGCCGTCGCGCAGGCGCAGCACACCGTCCGCGAAATGGCGAAGCTGCTGGAGAAGAAGGGCATCACGGTCGCCTACGCGATCCACCCGGTCGCCGGCCGGATGCCCGGGCACATGAACGTGCTGCTCGCCGAGGCCGACGTGCCGTACGAGCAGCTCAAGGAGATGGACGAGATCAACTCCGAGTTCGCCCAGACCGACGTCGCGCTCGTGATCGGCGCGAACGACGTCACGAACCCGGCCGCGCAGACCGACCCGAGCTCGCCGATCTACGGGATGCCGATCCTCAAGGTCAACGAAAGCCGGTCCGTGATCGTCTTGAAACGCGGCATGGCGTCCGGCTTCGCGGGCATCGACAACGACCTGTTCTACGATCCGAAGACCAGCATGCTCTTCGGGGACGCCAAGTCGTCGGTGGGCGAGATCGTGGAGGAACTCAAGGCGCTATGA
- a CDS encoding ABC transporter ATP-binding protein gives MTGLEIDAISKRYGDVVALREMTFDVRPGELFGFVGSNGAGKTTTMRIALGVLSADTGEVRYDGQPVTHETRRHIGYMPEERGLYPKMKVAEQLTYLARLHGMSAADAAASTEKWTERLGVAARREDEVQKLSLGNQQRVQLAAALVHEPRILVLDEPFSGLDPVAVDVMSAVLKEKAAEGVPVVFSSHQLDLVERLCDRVGIVRSGQMVEVGTVGELRAGGAVRLRVDVPEAGAGWADGVAGVRVLGRKGTVTELELGDGADDQDVLKAALATGPVREFAREQPTLADLFRSVVTTEEVPA, from the coding sequence ATGACCGGTTTAGAGATCGACGCGATCTCCAAACGCTACGGCGACGTGGTCGCTCTGCGGGAAATGACCTTCGACGTCCGGCCGGGCGAATTGTTCGGGTTCGTCGGCAGCAACGGGGCCGGCAAGACCACGACCATGCGCATCGCGCTCGGCGTGCTGTCCGCCGACACCGGCGAAGTCCGCTACGACGGGCAGCCGGTGACGCACGAAACGCGGCGCCACATCGGGTACATGCCCGAAGAACGCGGGCTCTACCCGAAGATGAAGGTGGCCGAGCAGCTGACGTACCTCGCGCGGCTGCACGGCATGTCCGCGGCCGACGCGGCGGCGTCGACGGAGAAGTGGACCGAACGGCTGGGGGTCGCCGCCCGCCGGGAAGACGAGGTGCAGAAGCTCAGCCTCGGCAACCAGCAGCGCGTCCAGCTGGCCGCGGCGCTGGTGCACGAGCCGCGGATCCTGGTGCTCGACGAGCCGTTCTCCGGCCTCGACCCGGTCGCGGTCGACGTGATGAGCGCGGTGCTCAAGGAAAAGGCCGCCGAGGGCGTGCCGGTCGTGTTCTCCAGCCACCAGCTCGACCTCGTCGAGCGGCTGTGCGACCGGGTCGGCATCGTCCGGAGTGGACAGATGGTCGAGGTCGGCACGGTCGGCGAGCTGCGGGCCGGCGGGGCCGTGCGGCTGCGCGTCGACGTCCCCGAGGCCGGTGCCGGCTGGGCCGACGGCGTCGCGGGCGTGCGGGTGCTCGGCCGCAAGGGCACGGTCACCGAACTGGAGCTGGGCGACGGCGCCGACGACCAGGACGTCCTCAAGGCCGCGCTGGCCACCGGGCCGGTGCGCGAGTTCGCGCGCGAGCAGCCGACGCTGGCCGATCTGTTCCGTTCCGTCGTGACGACCGAGGAGGTTCCCGCATGA
- a CDS encoding NAD(P) transhydrogenase subunit alpha codes for MSPLVQNLAVLVLAGFVGFAVISKVPNTLHTPLMSGTNAIHGIVLLGGLVVLGLGVDGVFNKILLVIAIAFGTINVVGGFLVTDRMLSMFKGKKPAPAEEDEK; via the coding sequence GTGAGCCCACTCGTGCAGAACCTGGCGGTGCTCGTGCTCGCCGGGTTCGTCGGCTTCGCCGTCATCTCCAAGGTGCCCAACACCCTGCACACGCCGCTGATGTCCGGCACCAACGCCATCCACGGCATCGTGCTGCTGGGCGGGCTGGTCGTGCTCGGCCTCGGCGTCGACGGCGTCTTCAACAAGATCCTGCTGGTGATCGCGATCGCCTTCGGCACGATCAACGTCGTCGGCGGCTTCCTCGTCACCGACCGGATGCTGTCGATGTTCAAGGGCAAGAAGCCCGCGCCGGCCGAGGAGGACGAGAAGTGA
- a CDS encoding lipoate--protein ligase family protein, which yields MTTGSDVRAAFTDPAENLAFDEALLRVAPESPVLWLWRNPVCVVVGRGQRIAREVRVEECARDGVPVLRRASGGGTVFHDPGNLNVTLVLPGPADRPLEALGQVMSAAVDQLGLVPRIGDRGLFVGDAKLCGFAVFRTKTGLLAHSTLLVETSAALVGRYLTSAPPDPRPLDSHRSPVASLAEHGIRPGFPAVEAAVRAAASQILGTFVPRPPTSAERDRQRALLHTRYHYPLWHADGAQRAA from the coding sequence ATGACGACCGGGTCGGATGTGCGTGCCGCGTTCACCGACCCCGCCGAGAACCTCGCGTTCGACGAAGCGCTCCTCCGGGTTGCGCCCGAGTCACCGGTGCTGTGGCTCTGGCGCAACCCGGTTTGCGTCGTGGTGGGGCGCGGGCAGCGGATCGCTCGCGAGGTGCGCGTCGAGGAGTGCGCCCGTGACGGCGTTCCGGTGCTGCGGCGGGCCAGCGGCGGCGGCACCGTGTTCCACGACCCGGGCAACCTGAACGTGACCTTGGTGCTGCCCGGCCCGGCCGACCGGCCCCTGGAGGCGCTCGGCCAGGTGATGAGCGCCGCCGTCGACCAGCTCGGCCTGGTGCCGCGGATCGGCGACCGCGGGCTGTTCGTCGGCGACGCGAAACTGTGCGGGTTCGCCGTCTTCCGCACGAAGACCGGGCTGCTGGCCCACTCGACGCTGCTGGTCGAGACGTCGGCCGCGCTGGTCGGCCGCTACCTGACGAGCGCGCCGCCGGACCCGCGGCCGCTCGACTCGCACCGCAGCCCGGTGGCGTCGCTGGCCGAGCACGGCATCCGGCCCGGCTTCCCGGCGGTCGAGGCCGCGGTGCGGGCGGCGGCGTCGCAGATCCTCGGGACCTTCGTGCCGCGCCCGCCGACTTCGGCCGAACGGGACCGGCAGCGCGCGCTGCTGCACACCCGCTACCACTACCCGTTGTGGCACGCGGACGGCGCCCAGCGCGCGGCCTGA
- a CDS encoding NAD(P)/FAD-dependent oxidoreductase, producing the protein MAAQTFDVVVIGAGPVGEVAAERAARGGLKVALVEHERFGGECSYWACIPSKALLRPGNLLAAAKRVPGVPVGDRIDPAAVFARRDWFTGKGDDSGQVDWARGAGIEPVRGRGVITGEREVTVGGDRVLTAQHAVIVCTGSVPNTPKIPGLDTIRPWGSREATSAESVPARLGVLGGGVVGVEMAQAFASLGSEVHLVITGERPLPRNAHFAGDLVLHGLREAGVFVHTESGVERVAAGASGTELTLKDGEMVVVDEFLVATGRRPATAGIGLEALGLEAGSALTVDDTGRVSAVDGGWLFAAGDVTGRAPLTHQGKYGARAAGDTVAALAAGTEVSAEPWSRFTATADHHAVPQVVFTDPEVAAVGLADARPGSADRVVDIDIAVAGSSLHADGYTGKARIVVDTERNVLLGVTFVGQDVSELVHSATIAIVGEVPLDRLWHAVPSFPTISEVWLRLLEAYGL; encoded by the coding sequence ATGGCTGCACAGACTTTTGACGTAGTGGTGATCGGCGCGGGTCCGGTGGGGGAGGTGGCCGCCGAACGGGCGGCCCGCGGCGGGCTGAAGGTCGCCCTCGTCGAGCACGAACGCTTCGGCGGCGAGTGCTCGTACTGGGCCTGCATCCCGAGCAAGGCGTTGCTGCGGCCGGGAAATCTCCTCGCCGCCGCCAAGCGCGTGCCCGGCGTGCCGGTCGGCGACCGGATCGACCCGGCGGCCGTCTTCGCGCGCCGTGACTGGTTCACCGGCAAGGGCGACGACTCGGGACAGGTCGACTGGGCGCGCGGCGCGGGCATCGAACCGGTCCGCGGGCGCGGCGTGATCACCGGTGAGCGGGAGGTGACCGTCGGCGGCGACCGCGTGCTGACCGCGCAGCACGCGGTGATCGTGTGCACGGGCAGCGTGCCGAACACGCCGAAGATCCCGGGTCTCGACACGATCCGGCCGTGGGGTTCGCGCGAAGCGACGTCGGCGGAGTCGGTGCCGGCCCGGCTCGGCGTCCTCGGCGGTGGCGTGGTCGGCGTCGAAATGGCGCAGGCGTTCGCTTCGCTCGGCTCGGAAGTCCACCTGGTGATCACCGGTGAGCGCCCGCTGCCGCGCAACGCGCACTTCGCCGGCGACCTCGTGCTGCACGGCCTGCGCGAAGCCGGGGTCTTCGTCCACACCGAGTCGGGTGTCGAGCGGGTCGCCGCGGGGGCGTCCGGCACCGAACTGACCTTGAAGGACGGCGAGATGGTCGTCGTCGACGAGTTCCTGGTGGCGACCGGGCGCCGTCCCGCGACCGCCGGCATCGGCCTGGAGGCGCTCGGCCTGGAAGCCGGCTCCGCGCTGACGGTCGACGACACCGGCCGGGTGTCCGCAGTGGACGGTGGCTGGCTGTTCGCGGCGGGCGACGTCACCGGCCGCGCCCCGCTGACCCACCAGGGCAAGTACGGCGCCCGCGCGGCCGGCGACACGGTGGCGGCGCTGGCCGCCGGTACCGAGGTCTCCGCCGAGCCGTGGAGCCGCTTCACCGCGACGGCCGACCACCACGCCGTGCCGCAGGTGGTGTTCACCGACCCGGAGGTCGCGGCGGTCGGCCTGGCGGACGCGCGGCCGGGGTCGGCCGACCGGGTCGTCGACATCGACATCGCGGTGGCGGGTTCGTCGCTGCACGCGGACGGCTACACCGGCAAGGCCCGGATCGTGGTCGACACCGAGCGGAACGTGCTGCTCGGCGTGACGTTCGTCGGCCAGGACGTCTCGGAGCTGGTGCACTCGGCGACCATCGCGATCGTCGGGGAGGTGCCGCTCGACCGGCTGTGGCACGCGGTGCCGTCGTTCCCGACGATCAGCGAGGTGTGGTTGCGGCTGCTCGAGGCCTACGGGCTCTGA
- a CDS encoding DUF3145 domain-containing protein: protein MSTRGSTRGVVYVHSSPSAVCPHVEWAISGTLGARVDLKWTAQPASPGQLRAECGWRAPAGTGAKLASALKAWPMIRFEVTEEPSAGVDGERYCFAPGLGLWHGRTSANGDIVVGEDQLRALVAMTRGGESLAHKLDELLAASWDEALEPFRHAGDGAPVTWLHQVG, encoded by the coding sequence GTGAGCACCCGTGGCAGCACCCGAGGTGTGGTGTACGTCCACTCGTCGCCGTCTGCGGTGTGTCCGCACGTCGAGTGGGCCATTTCGGGCACCCTGGGTGCCCGCGTTGACCTGAAGTGGACGGCGCAGCCGGCCAGTCCGGGTCAGCTTCGCGCCGAATGCGGTTGGCGCGCGCCCGCGGGCACCGGCGCCAAACTGGCGTCCGCCCTCAAGGCGTGGCCGATGATCCGGTTCGAAGTCACCGAAGAGCCCAGCGCGGGCGTCGACGGCGAACGGTACTGCTTCGCGCCCGGCCTCGGCCTGTGGCACGGCCGGACCAGTGCCAACGGCGACATCGTGGTGGGCGAAGACCAGCTGCGCGCCCTCGTCGCCATGACCCGCGGGGGTGAGTCCCTCGCGCACAAGCTCGACGAACTCCTCGCCGCGAGCTGGGACGAGGCGCTCGAACCCTTCCGCCACGCCGGCGACGGCGCTCCGGTGACCTGGCTGCACCAGGTCGGCTAG
- a CDS encoding beta-ketoacyl synthase, with protein sequence MSNIDVVITGLGATTPLGGDVTSTWDGLLAGRSGVRAIEADWVEELQLPVKIGGQLAVDPSEVLPRVQARRLDRCEQVALIAARQAWADAGYAEPTDEHTDVDPDRLGVSIGTGVGGPVTLLTQNDLLHQQGLRKVSPLTVPMLMPNGPAAHVGIDLKARAGVHSPASACASGAEGIASGVEMIRSGRADVVVAGGAEACIHPITLAGFAQARTVSTRNDDPGAASRPFDANRDGFVLGEGAGVVILERADLAKARGARVYATIAGHGITSDAYHITGNHPEGIGQIAAMRAAMKMAGVTAADVGHVNAHATSTVVGDIGEAAAIRNAVGEHPVVTAPKGALGHLVGGAGAVEGIITILSLYHGIVPATMNLTDLDPRVQLDVVAGEPRKVELTAAISNSFGFGGHNTALLFTPAA encoded by the coding sequence ATGAGCAACATCGACGTCGTGATCACCGGTCTCGGCGCCACCACACCGCTCGGCGGGGACGTCACGTCCACCTGGGACGGTCTGCTGGCCGGGCGGAGCGGGGTCCGGGCGATCGAGGCCGACTGGGTCGAGGAACTGCAGCTGCCGGTGAAGATCGGCGGTCAGCTGGCCGTCGATCCTTCGGAGGTCCTCCCGCGGGTGCAGGCCCGCCGGCTGGACCGCTGCGAGCAGGTCGCGCTGATCGCCGCCCGCCAGGCGTGGGCCGACGCCGGGTACGCGGAACCGACGGACGAGCACACCGACGTCGACCCCGACCGCCTCGGCGTGTCGATCGGCACCGGCGTGGGCGGCCCGGTCACCCTGCTCACCCAGAACGACCTGTTGCACCAGCAGGGTCTCCGCAAGGTGTCGCCGCTGACCGTGCCGATGCTGATGCCGAACGGCCCGGCCGCGCACGTCGGCATCGACCTCAAGGCGCGGGCCGGCGTGCATTCGCCGGCCTCCGCCTGCGCGTCGGGAGCCGAAGGCATCGCGAGCGGGGTGGAGATGATCCGCTCCGGCCGCGCCGACGTCGTGGTCGCCGGCGGTGCCGAAGCGTGCATCCACCCGATCACGCTGGCCGGCTTCGCCCAGGCCCGCACGGTGTCCACGCGCAACGACGACCCGGGTGCGGCCTCGCGGCCGTTCGACGCCAACCGGGACGGCTTCGTCCTCGGCGAGGGCGCCGGCGTGGTCATCCTGGAGCGCGCGGACCTGGCGAAGGCCCGCGGGGCGCGCGTCTACGCGACGATCGCCGGGCACGGCATCACCTCGGACGCCTACCACATCACCGGCAACCACCCCGAGGGCATCGGCCAGATCGCCGCGATGCGCGCGGCGATGAAGATGGCCGGCGTCACCGCGGCGGACGTCGGGCACGTGAACGCCCACGCGACGTCCACTGTGGTCGGTGACATCGGCGAGGCGGCGGCGATCCGCAACGCGGTCGGGGAACACCCGGTCGTGACGGCGCCGAAGGGCGCGCTCGGCCACCTCGTCGGCGGGGCCGGCGCGGTCGAGGGGATCATCACGATCCTGTCGCTCTACCACGGCATCGTGCCGGCCACGATGAACCTGACCGATCTGGACCCGCGGGTGCAGCTGGACGTCGTCGCGGGTGAGCCGCGCAAGGTCGAGCTGACCGCGGCGATCAGCAACTCGTTCGGCTTCGGCGGTCACAACACCGCCCTGCTGTTCACCCCCGCGGCCTGA
- a CDS encoding beta-ketoacyl-ACP synthase III yields the protein MTDRPALSLNPGSHGSRVLGVGSYQPERIVSNDDLSKIMETNDEWIRTRVGIIERRFAEKDELLTDMAVAAGTAALADAGVDPSEVDTVILPNCTMPTPIPNAAAQVAARIGIPSPGAFDLNAACAGFCYGLGVASDLIRGGSAKKVLVIGAEKLTDSVNPTDRANAIIFADGAGAAVVGESDEPQIGPVSWGSAGDLVDLIGMTEDEFIYQEGQSVFRWATTQIAPIALRALEVAGLKPSDVDVLIPHQANLRIVEAIAKKLRTQGAREDMVVADDIKYSGNTSSASIPLALDHMRKAGTAKSGDVVLAVGFGAGLSYAGQAFVCP from the coding sequence GTGACCGACCGACCGGCCCTGAGCCTCAACCCGGGCTCCCACGGCAGCCGCGTGCTGGGCGTCGGCAGCTACCAGCCCGAGCGGATCGTCAGCAACGACGACCTCTCGAAGATCATGGAAACCAACGACGAGTGGATCCGGACTCGCGTCGGCATCATCGAGCGCCGCTTCGCCGAGAAGGACGAGCTGCTCACCGACATGGCGGTCGCCGCCGGCACCGCCGCGCTGGCCGACGCCGGGGTCGATCCGTCCGAAGTGGACACGGTCATCCTGCCGAACTGCACGATGCCGACGCCGATCCCGAACGCGGCCGCGCAGGTCGCCGCCCGGATCGGGATCCCGAGCCCCGGCGCGTTCGACCTCAACGCCGCGTGCGCCGGCTTCTGCTACGGCCTGGGCGTCGCCTCCGACCTGATCCGCGGCGGCTCGGCCAAGAAGGTCCTCGTGATCGGCGCCGAAAAACTCACCGATTCGGTGAACCCGACCGACCGCGCGAACGCGATCATCTTCGCCGACGGCGCGGGCGCCGCGGTGGTGGGCGAGTCCGACGAGCCGCAGATCGGCCCGGTCTCCTGGGGCAGCGCGGGCGACCTCGTCGACCTGATCGGGATGACCGAGGACGAGTTCATCTACCAGGAGGGCCAGTCGGTCTTCCGGTGGGCCACCACCCAGATCGCCCCGATCGCGCTGCGGGCGCTGGAGGTCGCCGGGCTGAAGCCGTCCGATGTGGACGTCCTGATCCCGCACCAGGCGAACCTGCGCATCGTCGAGGCGATCGCGAAGAAGCTGCGGACGCAGGGCGCCCGCGAGGACATGGTCGTCGCGGACGACATCAAGTACTCCGGCAACACCTCGTCGGCGTCCATCCCCCTCGCGCTGGACCACATGCGCAAGGCCGGGACGGCGAAGTCCGGCGACGTGGTGCTGGCGGTCGGGTTCGGTGCGGGCCTGTCCTACGCCGGGCAGGCGTTCGTCTGCCCCTGA
- a CDS encoding acyl carrier protein: MADNAEILAGLAEIVEEVAGVAQDDVTAEKSFVDDLDIDSLSMVEIAVQAEDKFGVKIPDDELANLKTVGDAVNYVSANSK; this comes from the coding sequence ATGGCTGACAACGCTGAGATCCTCGCCGGCCTCGCCGAGATCGTCGAAGAGGTGGCCGGTGTGGCTCAGGACGACGTCACCGCCGAGAAGTCGTTCGTGGACGACCTGGACATCGACTCGCTGTCGATGGTCGAGATCGCCGTGCAGGCCGAGGACAAGTTCGGCGTGAAGATCCCGGACGACGAGCTCGCCAACCTCAAGACCGTGGGCGACGCCGTGAACTACGTTTCGGCCAACTCCAAGTAA
- a CDS encoding ACP S-malonyltransferase translates to MTAAVLAPGQGSQAPGMFTPWLDLDGARERVAQWSDRAGLDLLRLGTEADAEEIQDTAVAQPLIVALSLLTFEHLQATAPVAADAPVAGHSVGELAAAAIAGVLRPEDAVALAAVRGAEMAKACALEPTSMAAVMLGDPEQVVAWLEERGLTAANRNGAGQIVASGAADAVAKIVAEPLEGTKIRALKVAGAFHTQYMAPAEEALRAHAAELTPADPTRPLLSNADGAVVTSGAEYLERLVSQVTRSVRWDLTMDGLVSLGVTRTVELAPAGTLTGLVKRQLKGVVTTTTALKSPAELAALRQEDAS, encoded by the coding sequence GTGACAGCAGCAGTCCTCGCTCCCGGTCAGGGGTCCCAGGCCCCCGGCATGTTCACGCCCTGGCTCGACCTCGACGGCGCGCGCGAGCGCGTCGCCCAGTGGTCCGACCGCGCCGGGCTCGACCTGCTCCGCCTCGGTACCGAGGCGGACGCGGAAGAGATCCAGGACACCGCGGTCGCGCAGCCCCTGATCGTCGCCCTCTCGCTGCTCACCTTCGAGCACCTGCAGGCCACCGCCCCGGTCGCCGCGGACGCGCCGGTCGCCGGCCACTCCGTCGGCGAGCTCGCCGCGGCCGCGATCGCCGGGGTGCTGAGGCCCGAGGACGCCGTCGCGCTCGCCGCCGTCCGCGGGGCCGAGATGGCCAAGGCCTGCGCGCTCGAACCGACGTCGATGGCCGCGGTCATGCTCGGGGACCCCGAGCAGGTCGTCGCGTGGCTGGAAGAACGCGGCCTGACCGCCGCGAACCGCAACGGAGCGGGGCAGATCGTCGCCTCCGGCGCGGCCGACGCCGTCGCGAAGATCGTCGCCGAGCCCCTGGAAGGCACGAAGATCCGCGCCCTCAAGGTCGCCGGCGCGTTCCACACGCAGTACATGGCGCCCGCCGAAGAGGCGTTGCGCGCCCACGCCGCCGAGCTGACCCCGGCCGACCCCACCCGGCCGCTGCTGTCCAATGCGGACGGCGCCGTCGTCACCAGCGGAGCCGAGTACCTGGAGCGGCTCGTTTCCCAGGTCACCCGGTCGGTCCGCTGGGACCTGACGATGGACGGCCTGGTCTCGCTCGGCGTCACCCGCACCGTCGAACTCGCGCCCGCGGGCACCCTGACCGGCCTGGTCAAGCGGCAGCTCAAGGGCGTCGTCACCACTACCACCGCGCTGAAGTCGCCGGCCGAGCTGGCCGCGCTGCGCCAGGAGGACGCCTCGTGA
- a CDS encoding histone-like nucleoid-structuring protein Lsr2, with amino-acid sequence MAKNTAVRVLDDLTGEAAAETVGFGLDGIEYDIDLSFANADALRELLQRYADAGRRTGGRKRRPRIVPGAKRPRAKAVAKTATKTTKATTTKAAPKAAAKAKPAAANAEPAKTTRARKTAEPKKTTRATTRKVPGVTFSAAE; translated from the coding sequence GTGGCCAAGAACACGGCTGTGCGGGTGCTGGACGATCTGACCGGCGAGGCCGCCGCGGAGACGGTCGGGTTCGGGCTGGACGGCATCGAGTACGACATCGACCTCTCCTTCGCCAACGCCGACGCGCTGCGCGAGCTCCTGCAGCGCTACGCCGACGCCGGGCGCCGCACCGGGGGCCGCAAGCGCCGCCCGCGGATCGTGCCGGGCGCGAAGCGGCCGCGCGCGAAGGCCGTGGCGAAGACGGCCACCAAGACCACGAAGGCGACGACCACCAAGGCCGCGCCGAAGGCCGCCGCCAAAGCGAAGCCGGCCGCGGCGAACGCCGAGCCGGCGAAGACCACCCGTGCCCGGAAGACGGCGGAGCCGAAGAAGACCACGCGGGCGACGACGCGCAAGGTGCCCGGCGTCACGTTCTCGGCCGCCGAGTAA
- a CDS encoding PucR family transcriptional regulator, giving the protein MDGTTTPRRVPKHHGLSAKTLRRLEHASGSLASASIAVMEQRLTWFARLPADQRASVLLITQAGAAGFVGWLRDSKEALKLTTEAFRDAPAELSRWVSLRQAVGMVRLAIEVFEEQLPEFAANEAERAALIEGILRYGREIAFAAANSYAAAAEARGAWDARLEALVVDGIVRGDAEESVLSRATALGWDPTAAATVLVGNPPSDDPPAVVFEVRSRAARVGRPVLLSVQGSRLVVVVGGPTEGGVKEREILTRMSVAFAEGPVVAGPTVPSLAEAHHSATEALSGLRAVVGWPGAPRPVRSGDLLPERALSGDAEAERLLVDAIARPLEEAGPTLQRTVEAYLESGGVLETCAKTLFVHPNTVRYRLRKAAELTGCQPTDPRDALVLRIALTVGRLARARGLW; this is encoded by the coding sequence ATGGATGGAACCACCACCCCGCGCCGGGTGCCGAAGCACCACGGACTGTCCGCGAAGACGCTCCGGCGGCTGGAGCACGCGTCCGGCAGCCTGGCCAGCGCCAGCATCGCGGTGATGGAGCAGCGGCTGACCTGGTTCGCCCGGCTGCCCGCCGACCAGCGCGCGAGCGTGCTGCTGATCACCCAGGCGGGCGCCGCGGGCTTCGTCGGCTGGCTGCGGGACTCGAAGGAAGCGCTGAAGCTGACGACCGAGGCGTTCCGCGACGCCCCGGCCGAGCTGTCGCGGTGGGTCAGCCTGCGCCAGGCGGTCGGCATGGTGCGCCTCGCGATCGAGGTTTTCGAAGAGCAGCTGCCGGAATTCGCCGCGAACGAAGCGGAACGGGCGGCACTGATCGAAGGAATCCTCCGCTACGGCCGGGAAATCGCGTTCGCGGCGGCCAACTCGTACGCGGCCGCGGCGGAAGCTCGCGGCGCCTGGGACGCCCGGCTGGAGGCACTGGTCGTCGACGGCATCGTCCGCGGCGACGCCGAGGAGTCGGTGCTTTCCCGCGCCACGGCGCTGGGCTGGGACCCGACGGCGGCGGCGACCGTCCTGGTCGGGAACCCGCCGTCGGACGACCCACCCGCCGTGGTGTTCGAGGTCCGCAGCCGCGCCGCCCGCGTCGGCCGCCCGGTCCTGCTGTCGGTCCAGGGCTCCCGGCTGGTGGTCGTGGTCGGCGGGCCGACCGAAGGCGGGGTCAAGGAGCGGGAAATCCTGACGCGCATGTCGGTCGCGTTCGCCGAGGGCCCGGTGGTCGCCGGCCCGACGGTCCCGTCACTGGCCGAAGCCCACCACAGCGCGACGGAGGCGCTCTCGGGGCTGCGCGCGGTCGTCGGCTGGCCGGGCGCGCCCCGGCCGGTCCGGTCGGGGGACCTGCTGCCCGAGCGCGCGCTGTCCGGGGACGCGGAGGCCGAGCGCCTGCTGGTGGACGCGATCGCGCGCCCGCTGGAGGAAGCGGGCCCGACGCTGCAGCGCACGGTGGAGGCGTACCTGGAGAGCGGCGGCGTGCTGGAGACGTGCGCCAAGACGTTGTTCGTCCACCCGAACACCGTCCGGTACCGGCTGCGGAAGGCGGCGGAGCTGACCGGCTGCCAGCCGACCGACCCCCGGGACGCGCTGGTGCTGCGGATCGCGCTCACGGTGGGCCGGCTGGCCCGCGCCCGCGGCCTCTGGTGA